A window of the Natronomonas salina genome harbors these coding sequences:
- a CDS encoding TAXI family TRAP transporter solute-binding subunit, translated as MSRDKRFIGRRDVVKGVAGIGVVGLAGCTGNGNGDGGNGNNSDGGGNGGGGNTIRWHAGGTGGTYFPLSGEFETVVEDETDYNMEVSATGASVENVGSLASGDADFALIQNDIAYFAKNGEGIEAFQGNAVDNLQGVATLYPETIHIVTRPDAGIESVSDMEGMRVNTGDLGSGTQVNALQILESAGGLTPDDFDQQNSDFTQAADQIQNGDIDAAFVVGGWPVGAIEDLAQNADMDVLSMSDEERQAAKDDASWFADDTIPAGTYEGIEEDVTTVSVQAMIATRAEYDAQAVEDVTTAIFENVDALSIKTDFISKDSAQDGMSIELHEGAAAYFE; from the coding sequence ATGTCGAGAGACAAGCGGTTCATCGGACGTCGGGATGTCGTGAAAGGGGTTGCCGGAATCGGTGTGGTCGGACTCGCCGGCTGTACCGGTAACGGCAACGGGGACGGCGGTAACGGGAACAACAGCGACGGCGGCGGCAACGGCGGCGGCGGCAACACCATCCGCTGGCACGCCGGCGGGACCGGCGGGACGTACTTCCCGCTCTCCGGGGAGTTCGAGACCGTCGTCGAGGACGAGACCGACTACAACATGGAGGTCTCCGCGACGGGCGCGTCCGTCGAGAACGTCGGCAGTCTGGCCAGCGGGGACGCCGACTTCGCGCTCATCCAGAACGACATCGCCTACTTCGCGAAGAACGGCGAGGGTATCGAGGCCTTCCAGGGCAACGCCGTGGACAACCTCCAGGGCGTGGCGACGCTGTACCCGGAGACCATCCACATCGTCACCCGCCCCGACGCGGGCATCGAGTCCGTCTCGGACATGGAGGGGATGCGGGTCAACACGGGCGACCTCGGCAGCGGGACGCAGGTCAACGCCCTGCAGATCCTCGAGTCCGCGGGCGGCCTCACCCCGGACGACTTCGACCAGCAGAACAGCGACTTCACGCAGGCGGCCGACCAGATCCAGAACGGCGACATCGACGCGGCGTTCGTCGTCGGCGGCTGGCCGGTCGGCGCCATCGAGGACCTCGCGCAGAACGCCGACATGGACGTCCTGTCGATGTCCGACGAGGAACGGCAGGCCGCCAAGGACGACGCCTCCTGGTTCGCCGACGACACGATCCCGGCGGGGACCTACGAGGGCATCGAGGAGGACGTCACGACCGTCTCGGTCCAGGCGATGATCGCCACGCGCGCGGAGTACGACGCCCAGGCCGTCGAGGACGTCACGACGGCCATCTTCGAGAACGTCGACGCCCTGTCGATCAAGACCGACTTCATCAGCAAGGACTCGGCCCAGGACGGCATGTCCATCGAGCTCCACGAGGGCGCGGCCGCCTACTTCGAGTAG
- the thiD gene encoding bifunctional hydroxymethylpyrimidine kinase/phosphomethylpyrimidine kinase, with protein sequence MSETRTPAPVSKPVVLTIAGSDSGGGAGIQADLKTIEATGGFGTSAITAVTAQNTTGVESSHVLPVAELEAQIEAVRSDFDVRAVKTGMLATSEVVETVAAYAADFDCPVVVDPVMVAESGDRLLAGEAEAAYEDLVAEATLVTPNADEAAVLTDVDAGGSGHPDEAGARLAGQRLLAMGADAALVTGGHVPGDEVLDLLVTPDTIEAARHPRVDTDATHGSGCTLSSAIATRLAHGEPLVDAVGRSVAFMERAVRYHHDVGEGPGAVHHLAALRNEVGRDDTAESVHDVVEWFVAENVRPLVPEVGMNVVGATRYAEAVDETAAVEGRITKTVGGVQPNRGVRFGASSHVARFLLEAREFHPELRFAVNCRFDDDVESALDAVEWAVAEYDRDAEPEDVKRREGSTMQWGARQVFSGGDRPAAVVDRGEVGREAIVKLVAETPQALGERAVELLSALE encoded by the coding sequence ATGAGCGAGACGCGCACCCCGGCGCCGGTCTCGAAGCCGGTCGTCCTCACCATCGCGGGCAGCGACTCCGGCGGCGGCGCCGGGATCCAGGCCGACCTGAAGACGATCGAGGCGACGGGCGGCTTCGGCACGTCGGCGATCACGGCCGTGACCGCCCAGAACACGACGGGCGTCGAGTCGAGTCACGTCCTCCCGGTCGCCGAGCTCGAGGCCCAGATCGAGGCCGTCCGGTCGGACTTCGACGTCCGGGCGGTGAAGACCGGGATGCTGGCGACGAGCGAGGTAGTCGAGACGGTCGCGGCGTACGCCGCCGACTTCGACTGTCCGGTGGTGGTCGACCCGGTGATGGTCGCCGAGTCGGGGGACCGACTGCTCGCCGGCGAGGCCGAGGCGGCCTACGAGGACCTGGTCGCCGAGGCGACGCTGGTGACCCCGAACGCCGACGAGGCGGCGGTCCTCACCGACGTCGACGCAGGTGGCAGTGGCCACCCGGACGAGGCCGGTGCCCGCCTCGCCGGCCAGCGCCTCCTCGCGATGGGCGCCGACGCGGCGCTCGTGACCGGCGGCCACGTCCCCGGCGACGAGGTGCTGGACCTGCTGGTGACGCCCGACACCATCGAGGCGGCCCGCCACCCGCGCGTCGACACCGACGCGACACACGGCTCGGGCTGTACGCTCTCGTCGGCCATCGCCACCCGCCTGGCGCACGGCGAACCGCTGGTCGACGCCGTCGGCCGCAGCGTCGCGTTCATGGAGCGGGCGGTCCGGTACCACCACGACGTCGGCGAGGGGCCCGGCGCCGTCCACCACCTCGCCGCGCTGCGGAACGAGGTCGGCCGGGACGACACTGCGGAGTCGGTCCACGACGTCGTCGAGTGGTTCGTCGCCGAGAACGTCCGCCCGCTCGTCCCCGAGGTGGGGATGAACGTCGTCGGCGCGACGCGGTACGCCGAGGCCGTCGACGAGACGGCGGCCGTCGAGGGGCGCATCACGAAGACCGTCGGCGGCGTCCAGCCGAACCGCGGCGTCCGCTTCGGCGCCTCCAGCCACGTCGCCCGGTTCCTGCTCGAGGCCCGCGAGTTCCACCCCGAACTCCGCTTCGCCGTCAACTGCCGGTTCGACGACGACGTCGAGAGCGCCCTCGACGCCGTGGAGTGGGCGGTCGCCGAGTACGACCGCGACGCCGAACCGGAGGACGTCAAGCGCCGGGAGGGAAGCACGATGCAGTGGGGCGCCCGGCAGGTCTTCTCCGGCGGCGACCGGCCGGCGGCCGTCGTCGACCGCGGGGAGGTCGGCCGGGAGGCCATCGTGAAGCTCGTCGCCGAGACCCCGCAGGCGCTCGGCGAGCGCGCCGTCGAACTGCTGTCGGCCCTCGAGTGA
- a CDS encoding DUF5611 family protein: MEEYKMRRGEYLEERVPDLEGTIEDYFGPITATEEFKGSDLYVVEEPKNPVFDRIVAGAVEYSGKKDKLAVEFHERELEELMETGDVDAAGDANDAKNDFLLECTGRDAKSRRESMKRAVEDDADKPDNV; the protein is encoded by the coding sequence ATGGAAGAGTACAAGATGCGCCGCGGGGAGTACCTCGAAGAACGCGTCCCCGACCTGGAAGGAACCATCGAGGACTACTTCGGCCCCATCACCGCCACGGAGGAGTTCAAGGGCAGCGACCTCTACGTCGTCGAGGAGCCGAAGAACCCCGTGTTCGACCGTATCGTCGCCGGCGCCGTCGAGTACTCCGGCAAGAAGGACAAGCTCGCCGTCGAGTTCCACGAGCGCGAACTCGAGGAGCTGATGGAGACGGGCGACGTCGACGCCGCGGGCGACGCCAACGACGCGAAGAACGACTTCCTGCTCGAGTGTACGGGCCGGGACGCGAAGTCGCGCCGCGAGTCGATGAAGCGCGCCGTCGAGGACGACGCGGACAAGCCCGACAACGTCTGA
- a CDS encoding DUF7093 family protein — translation MGLKCSFLGHSFEDAGVERDREEQGSEVVTVVKELEQCRRCGEERVVSESTEVTTVVDAGEVEADIDEGAAAGGTGGFGGAVDRAMDEGGDNDGAETLEEGPEPAGADDPAARAAADEAAAAVDELAEEPDEAFEERDPEEEDAEILTDDDDGGRDPGEWPDDHEEGEGLADDPEDAPDVPGSDDGAPVADAEERAGLGEGVDDDSLSGITVPEGRIVCPECGFEVDAESSYRDGDPCPKCGAWLTTVSE, via the coding sequence ATGGGACTGAAATGTTCGTTCCTCGGTCACTCCTTCGAGGACGCCGGGGTCGAGCGCGACCGCGAGGAACAGGGAAGCGAGGTCGTGACCGTCGTCAAGGAACTCGAGCAGTGCCGCCGCTGCGGGGAGGAGCGCGTCGTCTCCGAGAGCACCGAGGTGACCACCGTCGTCGACGCCGGCGAGGTCGAGGCGGACATCGACGAGGGCGCGGCGGCCGGCGGGACCGGCGGCTTCGGCGGCGCCGTCGACCGCGCGATGGACGAGGGCGGTGACAACGACGGCGCGGAGACCCTCGAAGAGGGGCCCGAACCGGCCGGCGCGGACGACCCGGCGGCCCGGGCGGCGGCCGACGAGGCCGCGGCCGCGGTCGACGAACTGGCCGAGGAACCCGACGAGGCCTTCGAGGAGCGCGACCCCGAGGAGGAGGACGCCGAGATCCTCACGGACGACGACGACGGCGGGCGCGACCCGGGCGAGTGGCCCGACGACCACGAGGAGGGCGAGGGGCTGGCGGACGACCCCGAGGACGCCCCCGACGTCCCGGGTAGCGACGACGGAGCGCCGGTGGCCGACGCCGAGGAGCGGGCCGGGCTCGGGGAGGGGGTCGACGACGATTCGCTGTCGGGGATCACCGTCCCCGAGGGGCGGATCGTCTGTCCGGAGTGCGGCTTCGAGGTGGACGCCGAGTCGTCGTACCGCGACGGCGACCCCTGCCCGAAGTGCGGGGCGTGGCTGACCACCGTCTCGGAGTGA
- a CDS encoding DUF6432 family protein, with protein MQAKPEYRDRDDTEVAVLDALVDRTEEGMTVFELRSGVETDIDDLEAALADLKEEGLITVENEEEPMRIYPDDRVVPAHETDDGEGGGSLFDRLRERLGL; from the coding sequence ATGCAGGCGAAGCCGGAGTACCGCGACCGCGACGACACGGAGGTGGCGGTGCTCGACGCGCTCGTCGACCGGACCGAGGAGGGCATGACGGTGTTCGAACTGCGGTCCGGCGTCGAGACGGACATCGACGACCTCGAGGCGGCGCTGGCGGACCTCAAGGAGGAGGGCCTCATCACCGTCGAGAACGAGGAGGAGCCGATGCGCATCTACCCCGACGACCGGGTCGTCCCCGCCCACGAGACCGACGACGGGGAGGGCGGCGGCTCGCTGTTCGACCGACTCCGCGAGCGACTCGGCCTGTAG
- a CDS encoding aminomethyltransferase family protein: MTVVADLQEDHGATFTERGGRQVVDHYGRPERVHRAVRNVVGVIEMGYGVVEVTGDDRVEFVDNAVSNRVPAEDGWGVYALLLDPQGGIETDLYVFNAGERLLCFVPPQRAADLAEDWSEKTFIQDVEVRAATDDFGVFGIHGPKATEKIASVLTGPGSPDESLSFVRGTVGDWGVTVIRTDDLTGEEGYEVVCAAEDAAEVFDALVNHGLNAAPFGYRTFDYLTLEAGTPMFETELEGNVPNVLGLRNALDFEKGCYVGQEVVSKIENRGQPSRRLVGLRPESVPTRGSAVFAGDEHVGEVTRADRSPALDAPAAMALVDYDLAADELTVRVDGEDVPAELADLPFVEGSARSRRLPQY, encoded by the coding sequence ATGACTGTCGTCGCGGACCTCCAGGAAGACCACGGCGCGACGTTCACCGAGCGCGGCGGCCGCCAGGTCGTCGACCACTACGGCCGACCCGAGCGGGTCCACCGCGCCGTCCGGAACGTCGTCGGGGTGATCGAGATGGGGTACGGGGTCGTCGAGGTGACCGGCGACGACCGCGTCGAGTTCGTCGACAACGCCGTCTCCAACCGCGTCCCCGCCGAGGACGGCTGGGGCGTCTACGCGCTCCTGCTCGACCCGCAGGGCGGCATCGAGACGGACCTCTACGTCTTCAACGCGGGCGAGCGCCTGCTCTGCTTCGTCCCGCCGCAGCGGGCCGCCGACCTCGCCGAGGACTGGAGCGAGAAGACGTTCATCCAGGACGTCGAGGTGCGGGCCGCAACCGATGACTTCGGCGTGTTCGGCATCCACGGGCCGAAGGCCACCGAGAAGATCGCCTCGGTGCTCACCGGCCCCGGGTCGCCCGACGAGTCGCTGTCGTTCGTCCGCGGCACCGTCGGCGACTGGGGCGTCACTGTAATCCGCACCGACGACCTCACGGGCGAGGAGGGTTACGAGGTCGTCTGCGCGGCCGAGGACGCCGCGGAGGTCTTCGACGCGCTCGTCAACCACGGCCTCAACGCCGCGCCGTTCGGCTACCGGACGTTCGACTACCTGACCCTGGAGGCCGGGACGCCGATGTTCGAGACGGAACTGGAGGGGAACGTCCCGAACGTCCTCGGCCTCCGGAACGCCCTGGACTTCGAGAAGGGCTGCTACGTGGGCCAGGAGGTCGTCTCGAAGATCGAGAACCGCGGTCAGCCCTCCCGTCGACTCGTCGGACTCCGCCCCGAGTCGGTACCGACCCGCGGCTCCGCGGTCTTCGCCGGCGACGAGCACGTCGGCGAGGTCACGCGCGCCGACCGCAGTCCCGCCCTCGATGCGCCCGCCGCGATGGCGCTGGTCGACTACGACCTCGCCGCCGACGAACTGACCGTCCGCGTCGACGGCGAGGACGTCCCGGCGGAACTCGCCGACCTGCCGTTCGTCGAGGGTTCGGCGCGGTCCCGGCGTTTGCCGCAGTACTGA
- a CDS encoding NAD+ synthase, translating into MSGGASGSPPDSGESPAHPPNETVDPSAAGERITSFVADYVDRADADGVVVNLSGGLDSSVTVTLAVEALGADSVYGLVLPSSKLGGAGARDAEAVADVLGIDYDTLQVQPLLAQLADVAPSCVDLHGDPVLRGNLVARLRMALAYLVANDSGRLVAGTTNRSELLLGYFTKYGDGAADLLPLGDRYKTEVVELAEELDVPEFVVEKPPTAGFWPGQTDERDLGASYEVIDAVLALHVEAGLGRPAVRAELDADPDAIDRILDYYEATGHKRTFAPTPEDRA; encoded by the coding sequence ATGAGCGGCGGCGCGTCGGGTAGCCCGCCGGATTCCGGAGAATCGCCCGCCCACCCGCCCAACGAGACCGTAGATCCGTCGGCCGCCGGCGAGCGGATCACGTCGTTCGTCGCCGACTACGTCGACCGAGCGGACGCCGACGGCGTCGTGGTCAACCTCAGTGGCGGCCTCGACTCGTCGGTCACGGTGACGCTCGCGGTCGAGGCGCTGGGGGCCGACTCGGTCTACGGTCTCGTCCTCCCGAGCAGCAAACTCGGCGGTGCGGGGGCCCGCGACGCCGAGGCCGTCGCCGACGTGCTCGGCATCGACTACGATACCCTGCAGGTCCAGCCGCTGCTGGCCCAGCTGGCCGACGTCGCGCCGTCGTGCGTCGACCTCCACGGCGACCCGGTCCTCCGGGGCAACCTCGTCGCCCGGCTCCGGATGGCGCTGGCGTACCTGGTGGCCAACGACTCGGGGCGGCTCGTCGCCGGCACGACGAACCGCAGCGAGCTGCTGCTGGGGTACTTCACGAAGTACGGCGACGGCGCCGCGGACCTGCTGCCGCTCGGCGACCGTTACAAGACCGAGGTCGTCGAGCTGGCCGAGGAACTCGACGTCCCCGAGTTCGTCGTCGAGAAGCCGCCGACGGCGGGGTTCTGGCCCGGCCAGACCGACGAGCGCGACCTGGGAGCCTCCTACGAGGTCATCGACGCGGTGCTGGCCCTCCACGTCGAGGCCGGCCTCGGCCGCCCGGCGGTCCGGGCCGAACTCGACGCCGATCCGGACGCTATCGACCGGATACTCGACTACTACGAGGCGACCGGACACAAGCGGACGTTCGCGCCGACGCCCGAGGACCGGGCGTAA
- the nadE gene encoding NAD(+) synthase, which translates to MSIKELDRGVVQEPDTFRTDVETMEQECTAFVRSVVKDAGADGVVVALSGGIDSTTAASVAVEALGADSVYGLVIPADASDESNITDAQDVAFELGISFRTVDVQPVVDALTDTMEQEYWFRKMAALSFGSGEAVQLCDPIEDRDGYTEAVGNATARARMMATYFEANLRDRLVLGTGNRTELSLGYFTKYGDGGVDLLPLGDLYKTEVRRLARHLGVPEDIVEKQPTAGLWAGQTDADELGAPYETIDAVLRKLVDEGCSVERTAAELGLDPELVAEFEEMYRAAAHKRDVPPTPGTHFS; encoded by the coding sequence ATGTCGATCAAAGAACTGGACCGCGGTGTCGTACAGGAGCCGGACACGTTCCGCACGGACGTCGAGACGATGGAGCAGGAGTGCACCGCCTTCGTCAGATCGGTCGTCAAGGACGCGGGCGCCGACGGCGTCGTCGTCGCGCTGAGCGGCGGCATCGACTCGACCACGGCCGCCTCGGTCGCCGTCGAGGCCCTGGGGGCCGACTCGGTGTACGGGCTCGTCATCCCGGCGGACGCGAGCGACGAGTCGAACATCACGGACGCCCAGGACGTCGCCTTCGAGCTGGGGATCAGCTTCCGGACTGTCGACGTCCAGCCCGTCGTCGACGCGCTCACCGACACGATGGAGCAGGAGTACTGGTTTCGGAAGATGGCGGCGCTGTCCTTCGGGTCCGGCGAGGCGGTGCAGCTCTGCGATCCGATCGAGGACCGCGACGGCTACACCGAGGCCGTCGGCAACGCCACCGCCCGCGCCCGGATGATGGCGACGTACTTCGAGGCGAACCTCCGAGACCGCCTGGTCCTCGGCACCGGCAACCGGACCGAACTGTCGCTGGGCTACTTCACCAAGTACGGCGACGGCGGCGTCGACCTCCTGCCGCTGGGCGACCTCTACAAGACGGAGGTCCGGCGGCTCGCCCGACACCTGGGCGTCCCCGAGGACATCGTCGAGAAGCAGCCCACCGCCGGACTCTGGGCGGGCCAGACCGACGCCGACGAACTGGGCGCTCCCTACGAGACCATCGACGCGGTCCTCCGGAAGCTGGTCGACGAGGGCTGCAGTGTCGAGCGGACGGCCGCGGAGCTCGGCCTCGACCCAGAACTCGTCGCCGAGTTCGAGGAGATGTACCGCGCGGCCGCGCACAAACGCGACGTCCCGCCGACGCCCGGGACGCACTTCAGCTGA
- a CDS encoding P-loop NTPase, whose product MSGDVVTVTSGKGGVGKTTTAVNLAVALRQRGHSVVVLDADLGMPNVEGFFDLDTDLSVHDVLAGEVDVDEAVHELAEGLAVLAGDRSLDGFADADPAELEAVVEALADRYRYVVVDTGGGLTYEGLLPLELGDEAILVTSPDPAAMGDTTKSKQLAERLDVPVWGVVVTHATDETDADAVASDLGVDLMGSVPQEAAVSESTATGIPVAAYAPESRAAVAYDAIAAGMTDDAEVTLEPLDSKARKPDASAGEDAEDERERESPDADADPPIEEAETAQATDGGPEAAADRDDDSETADAETEDSADETESDEKSGGFFSRLTGIFG is encoded by the coding sequence ATGAGCGGCGACGTCGTCACAGTGACCAGCGGGAAAGGCGGCGTCGGGAAGACGACCACGGCGGTCAACCTCGCGGTGGCGCTCAGACAGCGCGGCCACTCGGTCGTCGTCCTCGACGCCGACCTCGGGATGCCGAACGTCGAGGGGTTCTTCGACCTCGACACCGACCTGTCGGTCCACGACGTGCTCGCGGGCGAGGTCGACGTCGACGAGGCCGTCCACGAACTGGCCGAGGGGCTGGCCGTCCTGGCGGGCGACCGCTCGCTCGACGGCTTCGCCGACGCCGACCCCGCGGAGCTGGAGGCCGTCGTCGAGGCGCTCGCCGACCGCTACCGCTACGTCGTCGTCGACACGGGCGGGGGCCTGACCTACGAGGGCCTCCTCCCGCTGGAGCTCGGCGACGAGGCGATCCTCGTCACCTCGCCGGACCCCGCGGCGATGGGCGACACCACGAAGAGCAAGCAGCTCGCCGAACGCCTCGACGTCCCCGTCTGGGGCGTCGTCGTCACGCACGCCACCGACGAGACCGACGCCGATGCCGTCGCGAGCGACCTCGGCGTCGACCTGATGGGGTCCGTCCCGCAGGAGGCGGCCGTCTCCGAGAGCACCGCGACGGGCATCCCCGTCGCCGCCTACGCCCCGGAGAGCCGGGCGGCGGTCGCATACGACGCCATCGCGGCCGGGATGACCGACGACGCCGAGGTGACGCTGGAACCGCTCGACTCGAAGGCGCGGAAGCCAGACGCCTCTGCCGGGGAGGACGCCGAGGACGAACGGGAACGCGAGTCGCCCGACGCGGACGCCGACCCTCCTATCGAGGAGGCCGAGACCGCGCAGGCGACCGACGGCGGTCCCGAGGCAGCAGCCGACCGGGACGACGACTCAGAGACAGCGGACGCCGAGACCGAAGATTCGGCGGACGAGACGGAATCGGATGAGAAATCTGGCGGCTTCTTCTCGCGGCTGACCGGCATCTTCGGATAG
- a CDS encoding tryptophan--tRNA ligase produces the protein MADDEPHAEDAGAPAADGGAKGADDVALDPWGSSTVDDYRKLFEEFGIEEFDDVLGEVPIPHYLMRRGVIFGHRDYRPVAEAMREGEEFAALSGFMPTGDPHIGHKLVFDELIWHQERGGDVYGLIADLEAHSARGMTWDEIDEHAESYLLSLLALGFDPEEGELYRQSENQELQDLAFELGSKARFSEFEAIYGFDGETSVSHMQSVVTQMADILYPQLDEPKPTVIPVGPDQDPHVRLARDLATRMRFFKVTEAYASFELDDAERELVAHAYEALADEDDGETDVRCAEAADWLEEEAPESTALWDAVETLRAGGKEPLRPRVRFFDRNATDEAFEALIEAVEGEKRVYEGHVDSFDLDREAAEELAREVEVENGGYGFVPPSSIYHRFMTGLTGGKMSSSEPASHISLLDDPEDGYDKVKAATTGGRETAEEQRELGGKADECPVYELYAYLLSGDDDEFAAEVYEECVTGERLCGSCKEQAAELMAEFLEEHQEKREEARELLEDLDVELESGRA, from the coding sequence ATGGCAGACGACGAGCCCCACGCAGAGGACGCGGGCGCGCCCGCCGCGGACGGCGGCGCGAAGGGAGCCGACGACGTGGCCCTCGACCCGTGGGGCTCCTCGACGGTCGACGACTACCGCAAGCTCTTCGAGGAGTTCGGCATCGAGGAGTTCGACGACGTCCTCGGGGAGGTGCCCATCCCCCACTACCTGATGCGCCGCGGCGTCATCTTCGGCCACCGCGACTACCGGCCGGTCGCCGAGGCGATGCGGGAGGGCGAGGAGTTCGCCGCGCTGTCGGGGTTCATGCCGACCGGCGACCCCCACATCGGCCACAAGCTGGTCTTCGACGAGCTGATCTGGCACCAGGAGCGCGGCGGCGACGTCTACGGCCTCATCGCGGACCTGGAGGCCCACTCGGCCCGCGGGATGACGTGGGACGAGATCGACGAGCACGCCGAGAGCTACCTGCTCAGCCTGCTGGCGCTGGGCTTCGACCCCGAGGAGGGCGAGCTGTACCGCCAGAGCGAGAACCAGGAGCTGCAGGACCTCGCCTTCGAGCTGGGGTCGAAGGCGCGGTTCTCGGAGTTCGAGGCGATCTACGGCTTCGACGGCGAGACCAGCGTCTCGCACATGCAGTCGGTCGTCACCCAGATGGCCGACATCCTCTACCCGCAACTCGACGAGCCGAAGCCGACGGTCATCCCCGTCGGGCCGGACCAGGATCCCCACGTCCGGCTGGCCCGCGACCTCGCGACCCGGATGCGGTTCTTCAAGGTGACCGAGGCGTACGCGAGCTTCGAGCTCGACGACGCCGAGCGCGAACTCGTCGCCCACGCGTACGAGGCGTTGGCCGATGAGGACGACGGCGAGACCGACGTGCGGTGTGCCGAGGCCGCCGACTGGCTCGAGGAAGAGGCCCCCGAGTCGACGGCGCTGTGGGACGCCGTCGAGACGCTGCGCGCCGGCGGCAAGGAGCCGCTCCGGCCCCGCGTGCGGTTCTTCGACCGGAACGCGACCGACGAGGCCTTCGAGGCGCTCATCGAGGCCGTCGAGGGCGAGAAGCGCGTCTACGAGGGCCACGTCGACAGCTTCGACCTCGACCGCGAGGCGGCCGAGGAGCTGGCCCGCGAGGTCGAGGTCGAGAACGGCGGCTACGGGTTCGTCCCGCCGTCGTCGATCTACCACCGGTTCATGACCGGCCTGACCGGCGGCAAGATGTCGTCCTCGGAGCCGGCCAGCCACATCAGCCTCCTCGACGACCCCGAGGACGGCTACGACAAGGTGAAGGCAGCGACCACCGGCGGCCGCGAGACCGCCGAGGAGCAGCGCGAACTCGGCGGGAAGGCCGACGAGTGTCCCGTCTACGAGCTGTACGCCTACCTGCTGTCGGGCGACGACGACGAGTTCGCCGCCGAGGTCTACGAGGAGTGCGTCACGGGCGAGCGGCTCTGCGGTAGCTGCAAGGAGCAGGCCGCCGAGCTGATGGCCGAGTTCCTCGAGGAGCACCAGGAGAAGCGCGAGGAGGCCCGGGAGCTGCTCGAGGACCTCGACGTCGAACTCGAGAGCGGGCGGGCGTAG
- the endA gene encoding tRNA-intron lyase — MQGHLTDGVVEVGANGRERYYDSSGYGRPRGSGVVLSRVEAAHLLHRGDLDAVDGQGFADFLAANADVTVRFLVYKDLRDRGFYVSPAREGWVDDPAGADFVVHPRGDGPWDGTTEHRVRVVGERASVPLESLGDVVLAVVDEESEITYLETGRPDVSGTSEMAFDGRTAGRLLEDRVLCWDPPAELYESDFYGQRMDRDDDTLQLSLLEAAYLAEEGQLDLQGGVDALVDRGREVEGERFDRRLAVYRELRDRGVVPKTGFKFGADFRTYADVESVDDLGHSELLVRVLPTGTDRSPRDLALDVRLAHGVRKRMVFALVEGSEVRWLSVSRLTP; from the coding sequence ATGCAGGGCCACCTGACCGACGGCGTCGTCGAGGTCGGCGCCAACGGCCGCGAGCGCTACTACGACTCCAGCGGCTACGGCCGTCCCCGGGGCTCGGGGGTCGTCCTCTCGCGGGTCGAGGCCGCCCACCTCCTCCACCGCGGCGACCTCGATGCCGTCGACGGCCAGGGCTTCGCCGACTTCCTCGCAGCGAACGCCGACGTCACGGTCCGCTTCCTCGTCTACAAGGACCTCCGGGACCGCGGCTTCTACGTCTCGCCCGCCCGCGAGGGCTGGGTCGACGACCCCGCGGGCGCCGACTTCGTCGTCCACCCGCGCGGGGACGGCCCCTGGGACGGCACCACAGAACACCGCGTCCGCGTCGTGGGCGAGCGCGCGTCGGTCCCCCTCGAGTCGCTCGGAGACGTCGTCCTCGCGGTCGTCGACGAGGAGAGCGAGATCACCTACCTCGAGACCGGCCGGCCCGACGTCTCGGGGACGAGCGAGATGGCCTTCGACGGCCGCACCGCCGGCCGACTGCTCGAGGACCGGGTGCTCTGCTGGGACCCGCCGGCCGAGCTCTACGAGTCGGACTTCTACGGCCAGCGGATGGACCGCGACGACGACACCCTCCAGCTGTCGCTCCTGGAGGCCGCCTACCTCGCCGAGGAGGGCCAGCTCGACCTGCAGGGCGGCGTCGATGCGCTGGTCGACCGCGGCCGCGAGGTCGAGGGCGAGCGCTTCGACCGCCGGCTCGCCGTCTACCGCGAACTCCGGGACCGCGGCGTCGTCCCCAAGACCGGATTCAAGTTCGGCGCCGACTTCCGCACCTACGCCGACGTCGAGAGCGTCGACGACCTGGGCCACTCCGAACTGCTCGTGCGGGTGCTGCCGACGGGCACCGACCGCTCCCCGCGGGACCTGGCGCTGGACGTCCGGCTCGCCCACGGCGTCCGGAAGCGGATGGTCTTCGCGCTGGTCGAAGGGAGCGAGGTCCGGTGGCTCTCGGTCTCGAGGCTGACGCCGTAA
- a CDS encoding DUF1648 domain-containing protein, with protein sequence MPLRFRWSYLLALAALALAVVAGVALWPRLPAEIAVHFDASGTPDNYVSKPVGVLLAPAIGLVAVGIVRYAERADPTADPRVLAVSVVFVGGLIAYVQGLVLAYNLGNAFSMTTALAPVFVAAAALVGYALYREGVP encoded by the coding sequence ATGCCCCTCCGCTTCCGGTGGAGCTACCTCCTGGCCCTCGCTGCGCTCGCCCTCGCGGTCGTCGCCGGCGTCGCCCTCTGGCCGCGGCTGCCGGCCGAGATAGCGGTCCACTTCGACGCGAGCGGGACGCCCGACAACTACGTCTCGAAGCCGGTCGGCGTCCTCCTCGCGCCGGCCATCGGCCTGGTCGCCGTCGGTATCGTCCGGTACGCCGAACGGGCCGACCCGACCGCGGACCCGCGGGTCCTGGCGGTCTCGGTCGTCTTCGTCGGCGGACTGATCGCCTACGTCCAGGGGCTCGTCCTCGCGTACAACCTCGGCAATGCGTTCTCGATGACGACCGCGCTCGCGCCGGTGTTCGTCGCCGCGGCCGCGCTCGTCGGCTACGCGCTGTACCGCGAGGGCGTCCCGTAG